A single region of the Candidatus Deferrimicrobiaceae bacterium genome encodes:
- the phnD gene encoding phosphate/phosphite/phosphonate ABC transporter substrate-binding protein: MRAAVKTSSRIILVLALCLAGTLTACGGGERTAVDLSDRVDERALRETTVSPEPGVLRFGFEPRNNVQEDARQYASFLAWLSKATGRRFELRFLPRNGNIVDGIGGGRVQFAAVGAGTFLRMQARYGAIPLVRGRDAAGKTDYRSAIVTPLRSSVRKIGDLRGKSFAFGAFNSTQGHLIPRILLGGEGVVLRDLSRYEYTGSHRNCAAAVAAGRFDAGGLQDLLARRFEKDGMLRILEVSPDFPSSGIVSAREVPEDVRERVTAALLDFQPNGRDAAGLYHWDRTEMAGGFVRASESDYAGLRKWARAFGLLDPTPGGAKR; the protein is encoded by the coding sequence ATGCGAGCCGCCGTTAAGACATCGTCCCGGATCATTCTGGTGCTGGCCCTTTGCCTTGCCGGCACCCTGACCGCGTGCGGGGGCGGGGAGCGGACCGCGGTCGACCTGTCCGACCGGGTCGACGAGCGGGCGTTGCGGGAAACGACGGTTTCACCCGAACCGGGCGTCCTCCGGTTCGGATTCGAGCCGCGCAACAACGTCCAGGAAGATGCTCGCCAGTATGCATCTTTCCTTGCATGGCTCTCCAAGGCGACCGGTCGTCGATTCGAGCTGCGCTTTCTCCCCAGGAACGGGAACATCGTCGACGGGATCGGCGGCGGACGGGTTCAATTCGCCGCGGTCGGGGCCGGCACATTCCTGCGGATGCAGGCGCGATACGGCGCGATTCCGCTGGTTCGCGGGCGCGATGCCGCCGGCAAGACGGATTACCGGTCGGCGATCGTGACACCCCTCCGAAGTTCCGTCCGGAAGATCGGGGACCTTCGCGGCAAGTCCTTCGCCTTCGGCGCCTTCAACTCGACCCAGGGACACCTGATCCCCCGGATCCTGCTGGGCGGGGAGGGAGTCGTCCTGCGCGACCTGTCCCGCTACGAGTACACGGGCTCGCATCGCAACTGCGCGGCCGCCGTCGCGGCCGGCCGATTCGACGCGGGGGGGCTGCAAGATCTCCTTGCCCGGCGTTTCGAAAAAGACGGCATGCTCCGAATCCTGGAAGTCTCTCCCGACTTTCCGTCCTCCGGGATCGTCTCGGCCCGGGAAGTCCCCGAGGATGTCCGGGAGCGCGTGACTGCCGCCCTCCTCGACTTCCAGCCGAACGGCCGGGATGCGGCAGGCCTCTATCATTGGGACCGGACCGAAATGGCCGGCGGGTTCGTCCGTGCCTCGGAATCCGACTACGCCGGGCTCAGGAAATGGGCGCGTGCATTCGGCCTGCTCGACCCGACGCCGGGCGGGGCGAAACGATGA
- a CDS encoding Nramp family divalent metal transporter — MTDKSLSEVHESVVIPQRQGGLRRLLAFAGPAYLVSVGYMDPGNWATDIAAGSRYGYALLWVLLMSNAMAVLLQGLSARLGMVAGQDLAQACRRRYARPVNIVLWLLCEAAIAACDLAEVVGSAVGLQLLFGLPLVVGVLLTAFDTFLLLFLHQKGMRRMEAFILVMIATIGGCFLFEIVIAKPDLPGIARGFLPGLPDADALYFAVGIIGATVMPHNLYLHSALVQSRKVVKTARGLRQALGFNVIDSVVALNIAFFINAAILVMAAAVFYRNGHFAVAEIQDAYRLLAPLVGNGVAPILFALALICAGQSSTITGTLAGQIVMEGFLDVRMRPWLRRLVTRAIAIIPAVAVIVLMGEQATGRLMVLSQVILSLQLPFAVVPLIRMVSDRKLMGAFVIPPWEKALAWAVAGLIAVLNAKLLSDTMSGWLAGSGPGAAAARYAALPVVIALGALLLFLLGEPLIEKRRRKGKPAAGGVHGEAGGEPLEPAPQFRKIGAALDFGTADPEVLARAAAMASAAGCRLVLIHVVESAASRALGLDAADRESVEDLARLQRHAVALGKFDVDAETVLGYGSPVRALPEIVRAQEIDLLVVGAHGHHGLADVVHGATIDELRHRLDIAVLVVGRPRTP; from the coding sequence GTGACTGACAAGTCGCTCTCCGAGGTGCACGAGTCGGTCGTCATCCCCCAACGGCAGGGGGGCCTTCGGCGGCTGCTCGCCTTCGCCGGTCCCGCCTATCTCGTCTCCGTCGGGTACATGGACCCGGGCAACTGGGCCACCGACATCGCTGCCGGTTCCCGCTACGGCTACGCGCTGCTTTGGGTGCTGCTCATGTCCAACGCCATGGCGGTGCTGCTCCAGGGGCTCTCCGCGCGGCTCGGGATGGTCGCGGGGCAGGACTTGGCGCAGGCGTGCCGCCGCCGCTACGCCCGCCCGGTCAACATCGTCCTCTGGCTTTTGTGCGAGGCGGCCATCGCGGCGTGCGATCTTGCCGAGGTGGTCGGTTCCGCGGTTGGGCTCCAATTGCTGTTCGGGTTGCCGCTCGTCGTCGGGGTGCTGCTCACCGCATTCGACACCTTCCTGCTGCTCTTCCTGCACCAGAAGGGAATGCGACGGATGGAGGCGTTCATCCTCGTGATGATCGCGACGATCGGCGGCTGCTTCCTGTTCGAGATCGTGATCGCGAAGCCCGACCTGCCGGGCATCGCGCGGGGGTTCCTGCCCGGCCTTCCCGATGCCGATGCGCTCTACTTCGCCGTCGGCATCATCGGCGCCACCGTGATGCCGCACAACCTCTACCTCCATTCCGCGCTGGTGCAGTCGCGCAAGGTGGTCAAGACCGCGCGGGGGCTGCGCCAGGCGCTCGGCTTCAACGTGATCGATTCCGTCGTGGCGCTCAATATCGCGTTCTTCATCAACGCGGCGATCCTCGTGATGGCGGCGGCCGTGTTCTACCGGAACGGGCACTTTGCCGTGGCCGAAATCCAGGACGCATATCGGCTGCTGGCGCCGCTCGTCGGCAACGGCGTCGCGCCGATCCTGTTCGCCCTTGCGCTGATCTGCGCGGGGCAGAGCTCCACCATCACCGGGACGCTGGCCGGCCAGATCGTCATGGAAGGGTTTCTCGACGTCCGCATGCGTCCCTGGCTTCGCCGCCTGGTGACGCGCGCGATCGCGATCATTCCCGCCGTCGCGGTCATCGTACTCATGGGCGAGCAGGCGACCGGGCGGCTGATGGTGCTCAGCCAGGTGATCCTGAGCCTCCAGCTTCCCTTCGCCGTGGTCCCGCTCATCCGGATGGTGAGCGACCGGAAGCTGATGGGGGCGTTCGTCATCCCTCCCTGGGAGAAGGCGCTTGCCTGGGCGGTTGCGGGGCTGATCGCCGTGCTCAACGCCAAGCTGCTTTCCGACACGATGTCGGGCTGGTTGGCGGGAAGCGGCCCCGGCGCGGCCGCAGCGCGTTACGCGGCATTGCCGGTCGTCATCGCGCTCGGCGCCTTGCTCCTCTTCCTTCTCGGGGAGCCGCTGATCGAGAAGCGGCGACGCAAGGGAAAACCGGCCGCGGGCGGCGTCCACGGGGAAGCGGGCGGGGAACCGCTGGAGCCGGCGCCGCAGTTCCGGAAGATCGGCGCCGCGCTCGATTTCGGGACGGCCGATCCCGAGGTGTTGGCGCGGGCGGCTGCGATGGCGTCGGCGGCGGGATGTCGGCTCGTGCTGATCCACGTCGTCGAGAGCGCCGCGTCACGCGCGTTGGGTCTCGATGCGGCCGACCGGGAAAGCGTCGAGGACCTCGCCCGGCTGCAGCGCCATGCCGTTGCGCTCGGGAAGTTCGACGTCGATGCCGAGACCGTGCTCGGTTACGGCAGCCCGGTGCGGGCGCTGCCCGAGATCGTCCGGGCGCAGGAGATCGACCTGCTGGTCGTAGGCGCCCACGGTCATCACGGGCTCGCCGACGTGGTGCACGGCGCCACCATCGACGAGCTGCGCCACCGGCTTGACATCGCCGTCCTCGTTGTAGGGCGTCCGCGGACCCCATGA
- a CDS encoding NAD(P)-dependent oxidoreductase, with product MTNVGFIGLGIMGEAMCRNLIRKGHAAVVFNRTPGKTAALEAEGARSATSPADVALRSDVVITMLADPDAVRRIYDGPGGIASVSLAEKVCIDMSTVSPECSRQTAASVAGAGGDFLEAPVLGSKKPATDGTLTILTGGDEALAEMLRPLLLAMGSKVVHMGGIGAAAHMKLIVNQMMGTILCVFGEAALTGLAAGLQAEKIIEVVMASGAASPVVGLKGPDMLGARRFETHFPLRHALKDMKLAVLAGDAMGVPTPVTAAVQQLFAVARERGFGDQDFSAVVRGLTGN from the coding sequence ATGACAAACGTGGGATTCATCGGGCTCGGGATCATGGGCGAGGCGATGTGCAGGAACTTGATTCGCAAGGGGCATGCCGCGGTCGTCTTCAACCGGACCCCGGGAAAAACCGCTGCGCTGGAAGCGGAAGGGGCCCGTTCCGCGACCTCCCCGGCCGACGTCGCCCTCCGGTCGGACGTCGTGATCACCATGCTGGCGGACCCCGACGCCGTCCGCCGGATCTACGACGGGCCCGGCGGAATCGCCTCGGTCTCGCTGGCAGAGAAAGTGTGCATCGACATGAGCACGGTCTCGCCCGAATGCTCCCGCCAGACGGCGGCCTCAGTCGCGGGTGCGGGGGGCGACTTCCTCGAGGCGCCGGTGCTCGGCAGCAAGAAGCCCGCGACCGACGGCACGCTCACCATCCTGACCGGGGGGGACGAGGCGCTCGCGGAAATGCTTCGGCCGCTCCTGCTCGCCATGGGGTCGAAGGTCGTGCACATGGGCGGGATCGGGGCCGCGGCGCACATGAAGCTGATCGTCAACCAGATGATGGGGACGATCCTGTGCGTCTTCGGGGAAGCGGCGCTGACCGGGCTCGCGGCCGGGCTGCAGGCGGAGAAGATCATCGAGGTCGTGATGGCGTCCGGGGCGGCCTCGCCGGTCGTCGGCCTTAAAGGGCCCGACATGCTGGGCGCCCGGAGGTTCGAGACGCACTTCCCTCTGCGGCACGCACTGAAGGATATGAAGCTCGCGGTGCTTGCAGGGGATGCGATGGGGGTGCCGACCCCGGTGACGGCCGCGGTGCAACAGCTTTTCGCCGTCGCCCGCGAGCGGGGATTCGGGGATCAGGACTTCTCGGCGGTGGTGCGGGGATTGACGGGGAACTAG
- the def gene encoding peptide deformylase, whose product MAILPILIFPDPVLKEVARKVERFTPELSLRVDDLVETMRAMPGGVGIAAPQVGWTERVVIVDVSQHKKGGKQENHGLLELVNPEILAMGGSQVVREGCMSVPDYTANVVRAQWVLVDAFDRHGEQVILEALGFEAVVLQHELDHLDGLLFLDRVSSLKSDLFRRKSYR is encoded by the coding sequence ATGGCGATCCTCCCCATCCTGATATTCCCGGACCCGGTGCTCAAGGAGGTCGCCCGCAAAGTCGAGCGCTTCACGCCCGAGCTGTCGCTTCGCGTCGACGACCTGGTCGAGACGATGCGCGCGATGCCGGGCGGCGTCGGCATCGCCGCCCCGCAGGTGGGCTGGACCGAGCGCGTCGTGATCGTCGACGTCTCGCAGCACAAGAAGGGGGGGAAGCAGGAAAACCACGGGCTGCTCGAGCTCGTCAACCCCGAGATTCTAGCGATGGGGGGAAGCCAGGTCGTCCGCGAGGGATGCATGAGCGTCCCCGACTACACCGCCAACGTCGTGCGCGCCCAGTGGGTGCTCGTCGACGCCTTCGACCGGCACGGAGAGCAGGTCATCCTCGAGGCGCTCGGTTTCGAGGCGGTCGTCCTCCAGCACGAGCTCGACCACCTCGACGGCCTCCTGTTCCTCGATCGCGTCTCCTCCCTCAAGTCAGACCTGTTCCGGCGCAAGTCATACCGTTGA
- a CDS encoding ACT domain-containing protein, with translation MGFFSVSVVGRDRPGIVAGISRVLFELGCNVEDSSNTILSGQFAMLLVVGHPGMTSPEALDRAFDGIRASLGLMVAVHPVSAEDLSRDKEPKGTPHILSVYGSDRPGIVYRVTQALADRRVNVTDLKTQVVGAKDRPVYVMVIEADIPDDFDMKGLEAELESLRRELHVSISIRPIETLEL, from the coding sequence ATGGGCTTCTTTTCGGTGAGCGTGGTGGGCCGCGATCGGCCCGGGATCGTGGCCGGCATCAGCCGGGTCCTGTTCGAGCTGGGCTGCAACGTCGAGGATTCCAGCAACACGATCCTTTCGGGGCAGTTCGCCATGCTCCTCGTCGTCGGACACCCCGGGATGACTTCCCCCGAAGCGCTCGACCGGGCTTTCGACGGGATCCGCGCCTCCCTCGGGCTCATGGTCGCGGTTCATCCGGTGAGCGCCGAGGATCTCTCCCGGGACAAGGAGCCCAAGGGCACGCCGCACATTCTCTCTGTCTACGGTTCCGATCGCCCGGGCATCGTCTACCGGGTGACGCAGGCTCTGGCGGACCGCCGCGTGAACGTGACCGACCTCAAGACGCAGGTCGTGGGCGCGAAGGATCGCCCGGTCTACGTCATGGTCATCGAGGCCGACATCCCCGACGACTTCGACATGAAGGGGCTCGAAGCCGAGCTCGAATCGCTGCGCAGGGAGCTGCACGTCTCCATCTCGATCCGTCCGATCGAAACGCTGGAACTATAG
- a CDS encoding YdcF family protein — translation MIKFALTQFLVPPGLLVALLLFAARRLQRAGKGGAAACAGFALLLWACSLAPLGDRLLERLEGGLSIPANPRGDVIVVLGGGLDEGVPDLSGVGAPTDDTMARIVTGVRLQRKLKLQVIVSGGTLVPGRALEAPVMKRFLVNLGVPPEKVTVESDSRDTLGNAASVRKLMEAKGYRRALLVTSAYHMRRAAFLFEKKGVAVIPFPAQFRTHPGRTYVWQECLPSASAMRCIAAACKEFLGIAWYRITLGAPDLPGAGKDAI, via the coding sequence GTGATCAAGTTTGCCCTCACCCAGTTCCTGGTGCCGCCCGGACTCCTGGTGGCCCTCCTCCTGTTCGCGGCGCGCCGCCTGCAACGTGCGGGAAAGGGGGGCGCCGCGGCGTGCGCCGGCTTTGCCCTCCTGCTTTGGGCCTGCTCCCTCGCCCCGCTGGGAGATCGTCTGCTCGAGCGGCTCGAGGGCGGCCTTTCCATCCCCGCGAATCCCCGGGGCGACGTCATCGTCGTGCTCGGCGGCGGTCTCGACGAAGGGGTGCCCGACCTGTCCGGGGTCGGGGCGCCGACTGACGACACGATGGCGCGGATCGTCACCGGGGTGCGCCTGCAGCGAAAGCTCAAGCTGCAGGTCATCGTGTCGGGAGGGACCCTGGTCCCGGGACGGGCCCTCGAGGCCCCGGTGATGAAACGTTTCCTGGTCAACCTTGGGGTCCCGCCCGAGAAAGTGACGGTCGAATCCGACAGCCGCGACACCCTCGGGAATGCGGCCTCGGTTCGGAAGCTCATGGAGGCGAAAGGGTACCGGCGGGCGCTCCTGGTCACTTCCGCCTACCACATGAGGCGCGCCGCCTTCCTGTTCGAAAAGAAGGGGGTGGCCGTGATCCCCTTCCCGGCGCAGTTCCGCACGCACCCGGGGCGCACCTATGTCTGGCAGGAATGTCTTCCGTCGGCCTCCGCCATGCGGTGCATCGCCGCGGCGTGCAAGGAATTCCTCGGGATCGCCTGGTACCGCATCACGCTCGGCGCGCCGGATCTCCCCGGCGCCGGAAAGGACGCGATATGA
- a CDS encoding ATP-binding protein, translating into MRLTTRLLALVFFVASAIGLLSLLATRAVMVESLNREIEARGMVTAQAIADRVAVQVIEGDVVPVHEALVDTTTRSPDVLFAYVTGFDGEIVAHTFEGGFPRGLLPSAPVTGGGRAFIRLSTGLGPILLSRQPLVPGLRGAVHVGLSEKPIQARLRAVRDRVVGIVLAVMALSLFVAVLIGRRIVAPLAELSESMRAFGEEGAHEGEVHPNGGGREVLDLAAAFNRMIADRRHAEEALRKTEAQLRQSQKMEAIGRLAGGVAHDFNNLLTAITGYSEMMLDDLAEHDPHRHGLEEIRKAAERAAALTSQLLSFSRRQILAPRVLDLNRVVGEMDPMLRRLIGEDIVLESSLAPGLGMTMADPHHVEQVLVNLVVNSRDAMPEGGHLTLETANVDLDEEYVGHRLGAKPGPYVMLAVSDTGCGIDPKVLPHIFDPFFTTKEKGKGTGLGLATVFGIVSQSGGHVTAYSEPGKGTSFKVYLPRLSGDVLRMKVDVPATSGTTTGGGETLLLVEDERTVRELAARMLRRYGYKVIEASGGGEALELMAVGTEPVHLLVTDVVMPGMSGRQLSERLLSRFPALRVMYISGYTDNAIVHHGVIDPGVAFLQKPFTQDALARKVRETLDARPSVAKT; encoded by the coding sequence ATGAGGCTGACCACGCGGCTGCTCGCTCTGGTGTTCTTCGTGGCTTCTGCCATCGGCCTCCTTTCGCTCCTTGCGACCCGCGCCGTCATGGTCGAATCGCTCAACCGGGAGATCGAGGCGCGGGGGATGGTCACCGCGCAGGCGATCGCCGACCGCGTTGCGGTGCAGGTCATCGAGGGGGATGTGGTTCCTGTCCACGAGGCGCTGGTCGATACGACCACGCGGTCGCCCGACGTCCTGTTTGCCTACGTCACCGGGTTCGACGGGGAAATCGTCGCCCACACGTTCGAGGGCGGCTTCCCGCGGGGGCTGCTGCCGTCTGCGCCCGTGACCGGGGGCGGGCGCGCCTTCATCCGCCTTTCCACCGGTCTCGGCCCCATCCTCTTATCCCGTCAGCCGCTCGTGCCCGGGCTCCGAGGAGCGGTCCACGTCGGTCTCAGCGAGAAGCCGATCCAGGCGCGGCTTCGCGCCGTCCGCGACCGCGTGGTGGGCATCGTCCTGGCCGTCATGGCGCTCAGTCTCTTCGTGGCGGTCCTGATCGGCCGCCGGATCGTGGCGCCCCTCGCGGAGCTTTCGGAATCGATGCGCGCATTCGGCGAGGAGGGGGCGCACGAGGGGGAGGTCCATCCGAACGGGGGAGGGCGGGAAGTCCTCGACCTGGCCGCCGCATTCAACCGGATGATCGCCGATCGTCGCCACGCCGAAGAGGCGCTTCGGAAGACCGAGGCGCAGCTCCGGCAGTCCCAAAAGATGGAGGCGATCGGCCGCCTGGCCGGAGGCGTGGCGCACGACTTCAACAACCTGCTCACCGCGATCACCGGCTACAGCGAGATGATGCTCGACGACCTGGCCGAGCACGACCCGCACCGGCACGGGCTGGAAGAGATCCGGAAAGCCGCCGAGCGGGCGGCCGCCCTGACCAGCCAACTGCTCTCCTTCAGCCGCCGCCAGATCCTTGCACCCCGGGTGCTCGACCTCAACCGGGTCGTCGGAGAGATGGATCCGATGCTCCGGCGGCTGATCGGGGAGGACATCGTCCTCGAAAGTTCGCTCGCCCCGGGGCTAGGGATGACGATGGCGGATCCCCATCACGTGGAGCAGGTGCTCGTCAACCTCGTCGTCAACTCCCGGGATGCGATGCCGGAAGGCGGCCATCTCACGCTCGAGACCGCGAACGTGGACCTCGACGAGGAATACGTCGGTCATCGGCTCGGCGCGAAACCGGGGCCGTACGTGATGCTGGCCGTCAGCGACACGGGCTGCGGCATCGATCCCAAGGTCCTTCCCCACATCTTCGACCCGTTTTTCACGACCAAGGAAAAGGGAAAGGGGACCGGCCTGGGGCTGGCGACCGTGTTCGGGATCGTCAGCCAGAGCGGAGGGCACGTCACGGCCTACAGCGAGCCGGGCAAAGGCACTTCGTTCAAGGTCTACCTTCCGCGCCTGTCCGGCGACGTGCTTCGCATGAAAGTCGATGTGCCCGCGACCTCCGGGACGACGACGGGTGGAGGCGAGACGTTGCTGCTGGTCGAGGACGAAAGGACGGTCCGGGAGCTTGCGGCCCGGATGCTTCGACGCTACGGGTACAAGGTGATCGAGGCGTCCGGCGGCGGCGAGGCGCTTGAACTGATGGCTGTCGGCACCGAGCCGGTTCACCTGCTCGTCACCGACGTCGTCATGCCGGGGATGAGCGGCCGGCAGCTTTCGGAGCGGCTGCTTTCCCGTTTTCCCGCCCTTCGCGTCATGTATATCTCCGGCTATACCGACAACGCGATCGTTCACCACGGCGTAATCGACCCGGGCGTGGCATTTCTCCAGAAGCCCTTCACCCAGGATGCGCTTGCCCGGAAAGTTCGAGAGACGCTCGACGCCCGCCCTTCGGTCGCGAAAACGTAG
- a CDS encoding Crp/Fnr family transcriptional regulator, whose protein sequence is MTDLPRALRAAPLFSGLPPDDLAQVAAVASLRRFDRNETIFREGDRADGFYVVAAGKAKVFKMSAEGKEQVLHLLETGQSFAEGVIFEGGAYPAHASAVTDVTLVFLPRLGIISLLEKSPRLAIRMLASLSKWLRRMTDMVDDLALKDVETRFTWFVSEELRSRGIPVADGAVYELSFSKSLLSARLGTVPETFSRTLKKLQDDGAIDVEGKRILIRDAVRFLSPLER, encoded by the coding sequence ATGACCGATCTTCCCCGGGCGCTTCGCGCCGCGCCGCTCTTTTCGGGCCTCCCGCCAGACGACCTCGCCCAGGTGGCCGCCGTCGCCTCGCTGCGCCGCTTCGATCGCAACGAGACGATCTTCCGGGAAGGAGACCGCGCCGACGGGTTTTACGTGGTGGCGGCGGGCAAGGCGAAGGTCTTCAAGATGTCCGCCGAGGGGAAGGAACAGGTGCTCCACCTGCTCGAGACGGGCCAATCGTTCGCCGAGGGGGTCATCTTCGAGGGGGGCGCCTATCCCGCGCACGCATCGGCGGTCACCGACGTGACGCTGGTCTTCCTGCCACGGCTCGGAATCATCTCGCTGCTCGAAAAAAGCCCGCGCCTCGCCATCCGGATGCTGGCGTCCCTTTCCAAATGGCTGCGCCGGATGACCGACATGGTCGACGACCTGGCGCTCAAGGACGTCGAGACGCGCTTCACCTGGTTCGTATCAGAAGAGCTGCGATCGCGGGGCATCCCGGTGGCCGACGGCGCAGTCTACGAGCTCTCCTTCAGCAAGTCGCTTCTCTCCGCGCGGCTGGGGACGGTCCCGGAGACTTTTTCCCGCACGCTCAAGAAACTGCAGGACGACGGCGCGATCGACGTCGAGGGCAAGCGCATCCTGATCCGCGACGCCGTCCGGTTCCTCTCGCCGCTCGAGCGCTGA